cacgaggggatttctacttttccaagataagctagcagtaggctatatttgtaacattttcatgttttcaacacaataagacaggcttatgatgtgaataaaaagtaagtgatctgtatAAAAATTagtagtgtcaaattagcacccatgaaCTGCAAATTCAGTCGATAGGTGGTCCCCGATCATTtttagggggacaaagtggtcctctgtctggaaaagtttgagaaacactgttctacgtCATCACGGGTTACTTGAGGCCACTGGAGGTTCTAGACCCCCGTAATATGTCCCCTTTCCacgaagactctctctctctctctctctctctctctctctctctctctctctctctctctctctctctctctctctctctcagaaggcATGTTTCCTGTATCTTAGAAATCCACTTCAGATGTGTGTGAAAGCTATGCTGGAACACTCCTCAAATTTCCATTATATCTTGAGCAGTGCACCCTTTCACTTCGACATGTTTATATTTTGAAGTAGCACTTGGGCTTTCATGAGACTGTTATGCTTTTCATTTCACATCTGCTAGTGAAGTAACAATGTGTCCTCTCTCCACAATGACACACAGTGTTTACCGGTATGTAGTTAGCCCAGATAGGCTTTTCGGTGGCGTTTCATTTCACTCATTTCTTCAACACACTTTACATAGCCTACCATACGTACCTTGCTCTAACGACTTCAGGCTGGGCACAGCGAATTGACCAGGGAAGACCGGAGTACTCAGGGTGAATTTAAAAGCTGTTTTATTTTGGTGCATCGTGAGTGCtctggtcatccctgggtctaaaATAAAAACGTTTAAAATGCATCCTAATGCATCTCTAGGTCTAGTAGcccactaaaataaataaataagaaaacttTTAAAATGCAGGAgaggtcatccctgggtctagtggtgcgccaaaataaaaaaataaaaaaccttcaaATGCATCCTGAGTACTCCGGTCATCCCTGAGTCTAGTGGTGTacccaaattaaaaaaaaaacatcctgaaTGTTCCGGTCGTCCctggtctagtcactgtgaagtagcacAGTCTGCACTCTGCAGTCCCAAGACAGCTGTGAGCACCACATCCTTCTTTCCAAGTTCATACCTAAAGCTAAAGCTAAAGCTAACGTGGGTTACACTTTATATGACATACATGTAACTGATGTCATTCTGTTACATGAGCGAGATTCCCTCGAGGCTACCTATACAATTTCTCGTATCAAAGGTGTGGCTTATGGTTGCCTATGGccattttactttttattttatttattgggCATTAATAATGTATCATTTGGCTACGTAGCTCATAGCCAATCGTGACAGTTGTATCTGTTCAAAAAAAATCAGCTGCTCAGGTGCTGTCTGTCATGCTGAATGTGTAGGTGTGTTGACAATGTGGAAGACATGTGTTAATTTTCTTGCTAGCCCTTGACTCTGACCTTAGCTGGGTGCATTGGGGTCCCATGCGGCCCACAGCTGCACGAAGAGGAACCGCGACCAGCGGAGGGTGTAGACCAGCACGTACACAGTTTGATGCTCTACAATCCAAACCGCATCAAACACTGACTTTGTGTTGGAATTTTGAATCATTATGTATTGAATGatcttttagtagagaaagtgcgctcaactccgaaacgtttcttacaaggtctttgggtgcgagcaaacagcaaagttcatggatagtaaaaaagccgcactcccggatcagtttcttgcagttttaatactgagttattatggcagacagacagacgtttcggcctaagccttcttcagcgtctttgaaCGGCTTTTTTACTATATATGTATTGAATGATACCTTATTTTCCTGCACTGGCAGTATAATAGGTGAACCCTGACCTTGGCTGGGTGCGTTGGGGTCCCAGGCGGCCCACAGCTGCACGATGAAGAAGGGCGACCAGCAGATGGTGTAGACCAGCACGATCACCAGCGTCATGCGCACCGTCTTGGACATGGCCCGCGACAcgctggggggcggggggctgtTGAGGGGGGCGTgagctcccccaccaccaccaccacccccgtgACCTCCGGCGCCGTACGGAGACCCGCTGCTGACACTGTAGCGGCCCTCGTAGGAGGCGTTCAGGGGGCTGCTGTCGCAGGAGAAGGACCCCGAGCCCCTGGCACCGGTCCCGTTAGCGTGACGGGCTGAGCCTCGACTGCAGGTGCGGGGGCGGGCAGGAGGGCTGTCTGgggcattggtggtggtggtgctgctgctgtagtAAACACACTGATGGTGGACGGACAGGTCTGTTGACATTCTCGTTGATGATGTTGTGCTGGAATGGTTCTGATTGGTGGGGAGGACGTCGGGcgccgtggtggtggtgttgttgttgccatggttACAGCAGTCCTCCTGTGGGGCATTGTTGGGGCACTGGGTGTAGTGGTTCACCGCACTGCTGGGGCACTGGTTGTACTGGCTGACCGCACAGGGGCAATCGTAGCAGTCCGCCGTGCCATCGGGGTCAAAGTCATTACCGTTACAGTATGGGCGACACGCGTGGCTACCATCGCTCTTCTGGGAAGGGTAGCCACCTCCAcctacacctcctccacctccacctccacctcctcctccaccaccacatacatttcctcctccaccacatacacttcctcctctcccctccctggcTCTGTAGCTGGCTCGTCCCCTCCCCGTTCGCTCGTCCTCCTTCTTCATGCTCTGCAGGCTAAAGAACACCACGTTCTTCTTGAGGTCGGCCGCCACCACCCGCTCCGATTTCAGGTAGATGTTGTCATGGATCTCTCGAAATATGCGCACCTGAAAGcaagaaaaatgtaaaaataaagcacaagcacaacaacaAGAGAATATGAGAACACCAAAACACACCTCAAACAGAACAGGGCAGGGAAATCAATACGGGCAACTCAGTTTCAAGAAGTGCAGCGTCTGTGAGATTGTTCATTCTAAAACAAGGCTGACTGCAAAAAGCTTTAAAGGTTCAGAACGTAATGTGTTCATTATCAAATAAAGCTTGCGGAATGTTCATGAACTTGttcttttccatgaatatttaccaccacagTCAGTTTCAAATGTATCTAGTGCTGTCAAGTTACTtactgttgtactgtatgcacatataGGGTGGCCTTGAACTCCTTTACATCATCAAGGACACAATATATAATCTAATATTCTAATAATTGTCTCTTGCTATGACATAACAAGCTCACAACACACATGGGTATTGTTATGCCAATTCTCAGTCCTGGAAAGTGTAAAGGAAGGAAGAGGCAATGCTATTCATTGGACATGAAGCCCCTTAgcgcatgccgttccaccagtggaatgcggCAATAGACACTGAAAAAACGTCACTGCCATACACCACtaagacagtgcacagggccttgagTAATACATTACCACtttatcattgccattctggtaacagctaatttataacaggggccgtgtcatACTTAAGTCTTAATGTCTGTGACTAATAGCGTCTGACTTCTACTTAATACAAGAGACCTGCGAAACACATTAGGACACAAAAACAAATAATCTAAGTAGAAAAGTTTCCCAGTGAAAAACAGGAAATAGAGGACGGGAAAAAGCTGCTTAACAATAATGCAGGAATAGATACTGATCAGAGGGCATATCAGGTTCACCTCCGCATATCTCTCTGGAACACGCGGAAATCTACAGCACATGGAACCACGCTTGGTCGGATCCGATGaccgcgtttgtatgtgtgtgtgtgtgtgagtgtgagagtgagtgtgagtgtgtgtgtgttgtgtctatgtgtttgttttctgtgtgtgtgtgtgtgtgtgtgtgtgtgtgtgtgtgtgtgtgtgtgtgtgtgtgtgtgtgtgtgtgtgtgtgtgtgtgtgtgtgtgtgtgtgtgtgtgtgtgtgtgtgtgtgtgtgtgtgtgtgtgtgtgtgtgtgtgggtgtggtgtgtgtgtgtgtgtgtgtgtgtgtgtgtgtgtgtgtgtgagtgagggtgagggtgtgtgtgtgtgtgtgcgtgcgatgtgcgtgcgtgtgtgtgtgtgagagagagacagagtttgtgtttgtgtacagtatacagtccTTGGCCGGAAGTTGCTTTTTCTTATTCTTCtttgtcctcctccacctcctcctcgtggTCTGTTTTGTTTAGCCTTTTTTAGCTCAGTGCCTCACAGCCTCACCGATAACAGCCATCAATTTCTCAAGTGGAGAGAATTGCATTTATCTCTACAGGACTCTGAATATCTGGGACCCTGAATAGAAGAGGCCTGTGACCAGAATGCTTCCCTGCATGCATTACAATGCCAACACTGCCCctctttcaccacacacacacacacacgcacgcacgcacgcacgcacgcacgcacgcacgcacgcacgcacgcacgcacacacgcacgcacgcacgcacgcacgcacgcacacacacacacacacacacacacacacacacacacacacacaaattgtggaccctatgtacaatcagctccactggatctccagccatatatctacgaCACCCCTGCAGATTGGCCCCAATGgcaatgaaagcccacctgggaaactcccattgtcattgtgacacagcactccacaacacacagtgttcactgctcacaaaaaaattgcatttatgcctcacctgcgcAAGGTAGCAGCCCCAAATggctcggggtacctcagtcatggaggaggatgggggagaccactggttaattactcccccaccaatctggtgagtcgggagtcgaaccagcaatctttgggctgcaagtctgacgccagATAACTGCTTACTCATGACTGTCCCAATGACGCACGGGTGCGCAGATGAGAAGATCAAAAGTGGCAAGACTTGGTAATACAGCAGGGTTGCAAAGTGGAAAGGGGGCTGGACTGCTTTAGAGAGGAGTGGAACCACTAGTGTTCCCCCCTGACACCAACCAACCACAAACTGAAGAAGCTGAAATGTCTTGAAAGACTCAAATGTCTTTCAAGCTTCTAGAAGTGCAGCTGCTTACAACTAAGCTCTTTGGATAACACAACCTGGATGGATGAGAATCTTCATAGACGGGAAGACAGAGGGGGGAAGGAAAAGAGGTGAGCACCATCCAGGAGCAGATTGGAAGAGTAAAATAAGGAAAACACCGGAGCGTAAGGTGGCTACCAACCAGTGGTGGaagaattgcacacagggccttagggcaagacactgatagggccagggtgcgatttgttccTGCATTATTGTTAAGCAGCTTTTTCCCGTCCTCtatttgatatcgccactttttacaCATAATTTTAATCAtttgatattgcttacaatctgaaacatatccccccctctggttttccgacaaatcgcaccctggatagggcccccatacagtacccccaccaccaacacattAGGGGTCTGGCCCCCCAGGGCAGATGCCCTTCTCGCCCTCCTTATAGCTCCCTCCTCCCCTACTACCAACCACACTTGGCTTAGCCCCTCTAAATCTATCAAACAAACTTGATGGCAGTGTCACACATGCAAAGACGAGGATATCAAAAGTGTCAAGTGTTTCTCGGAAAAAAGGAacaaaatgaatatttcaagCTCTGAAAAGACGTCCTGTTGCTTAGAACTAAAATCTTTGGATAACAAgacctggatgaatgaaaatCTTCTCAGACAGCCAGGGAATGGTGAAAAGGGTGAGGGCAAAAGAAGCAGATGCCCTCTATGAGTAGATGGCAGTGTCACGCGTGCAAAGACGAGAAGATCAAAAGTTCCAAGTGTTGCTCGGAGATGGAACAAAATGAATCTCTCTAAGAAAGCTCTAAGCTCCAAGAAATAGTCCTGTTGCTCAGAACTTAACTCTTTGGATAACATGGCCTGGATTTATGAAGATTTCACAGACATAAAGGGAATCTAGGGAGATGGGAGAGTGTAAAAGATGGGAACAACTTCTATGAGTACATGGAGAGAATAATAGCAGAAAAAAACACTGTGAGGTGACCACCACCATTTCTGGGCTTGACCCCTCTATAATCAAAGGCAAATACACCTCCATCACCGCCGCcctcagtacagcacagcacacctacTGCAGTGTCCTTATAAGGCTACAGGGGTATCACACTGCCTAGCTCCGCGCTTCCCACTCACATTTCACACCTATTCTGACTCGGACCGCTTTCTGCTTTCTGCTTTCCGCTTTTTGGGCTCTGCCAACAGCCGTTACAGTCCAAAGCCAGTCAAAAGTCATCTATCCTCACGGGCTGTCTGGTCTGGGCCCCTCATGGGCCAGAGAAAACATTATGGCTCTCAAGCGTTTTTGTGTTATCTGCCAACCTTTCTGTTCCTGTCAAACTGTGAAAGCAGTTTGAGCTGCATGGTTTGTATGAACGGTGCAATACAAATTGTAATTCTAGTTatagtgcagcagcagcaacagcagcagcaacaggaatagtagtagtagtagaagtattgGTGCCATTATTATGTTTATCGTAATTATGGTATTGCTATTACAAATATCATCGTTATTATTATCTTGGGCATTCGTTTGCACCAAGGGGAGCTACAGCATGGCTCGCTGCATTTATGAAGGTATGTGGGGGAATGTATAAAAACAAGCACAGATCCATGTACTGAATTACATAATTATGTAAGGCGTGCCCTTGAGGCGACCGGGCTGTATAGGTGATACAGGTAGCAGCGTGGGGCTCAGGTACCCTGGGAAGCGGCTTATCTCCGCCTGGCTGACAGGGGCTTTCTCCAGCAGataatggaggagggagaggagaggggcggacgtggaggacaagagggagaggggtgggggaggtagCCCGGGGGTAAGGTGGCggaggtgattgtgtgtgtgtgtgtgtgtgtgtgtgtgtgtgtgtgtgtgtgtgtgtgtgtgtgtgtgtgtgtgtgtgtgtttgtgtgtgtgtgtgtgcgcgcgtgtgcgtacgtgtgtgtgtgtgtgtgtgtgtgtgtgtgtgtgtgtgtttgtgtgtgtgtgtgtgtgcgcgtgtgtgcgcgaacgtgtgtgtgtgtgtgtgtgtgtgtgtttggggcaggTAGGCAGCCTCACAGTGGCGATCTATAATGACTGGTGGCCCAGCTGATGCCCCCTCCGATGGGGTAGTGTGTGTTCTTAGGGTAGGGATGCTGAAGCTGGTAGGATGGATAgtggtagtggtgtggtgtggtgtggtgtggtgcgctgtggcgtggtgtgatgtgatgtgatgtggtgtggtctgGAGGGGTATGAGTGTGTGGAATGCGTGtgtgaggtgtgcgtgcgtgcgtgcatgcatgcgtgtgtgcatgcgtgcgtgcgtgcattcgtgcgtgcatgtgtgcgtgcgtgcgtgtgtttgggatGGGAGAGAAGCTGGTTAGATGGccgggtggttggtggtggtggtgccgacGGCCCCCTGCTGGCCGCGACAGGACAGACTCACCTGACAAACGGTGATGATGACGGCGGGAAAGACGAAGACGGCCAAGGTCATCCAGGTGATGTAGGCCTTCAGCCCCCACGGCTCTATGAAGTGGCCCCAGCAGTCAAACTCGCCCGGGGCCAGCTCCGACCTGGAGAATATGAAGacctgaggggaggagaggagaggagagggagggtggggagggaagagcagagaagaacagatggagatgaggaagagagagagtgaaacagaagaaggggagaaacagacagagagaaagaccagagagagaagatagtgggatgaagaggagaaagtgggagagagagaggtagagagagagagagaggaaggaaggaattcCGGTCAGTGCCTCTTCAAGTATCAGTCAAACTGACCTCCTTGCCCTTCCCCATCCCACACCTCTTCCATCACATCtcccttttcccccctcccccttcacacATCCCTCCCACCGCTCCTTCTACATATTCCCTCCTTCTTCACATCCCTCCCATCgctcttcctcctcaccccctccaaCCCCTCCTCCTGTCACCAGCCATTAGATGCACAGCCTCCTCCCAGCCCACATGCCTGTCATACATCGCGCCACTCAAGTCCAGCTCTTTGAAGGTATAAATATCTCATAACCCAGGCATGCCtgtcccatgccccccccccccccccctctctctctctctctctctctctctctctctctctctctctctctcggtgggaGGTAGGGTCCAGGGCAGTGGGCTGAGGTAGGAGTCATTAAGCCAAGGCCAGTTCAGTGGAGAGTTGGCTATAGGTTGAGTTGAGCCCCTCAACAAACTTCAGTTAAGCAGAACACCAGAATGGAATGCCTCACTGTACTGCGCTGTTCTGTTTTGGTGTTTGATTACGGTTACGGGGTTGCCGTAGCGATCATATGATACGGCCGCGGTCCAGGAAGTCATTATCTAAATGTAGAACCGCAGAAACCACCACCGGAACCTTTACTCTGCTATCTGCCACCTTAGATTTGAACAGGAAACAATTAATAATGCAGCATTGGCTATCTACTGAACATATCATtctgcagggccactgactgctttgacctggcccgggacaaaatcgcctgaaagcccccacacacacacactcaatactgtCACTGTAATGGGGGGATCCTATTCTGGGATCCCCACTCTcctagggcccgggacaactgacccctttgcctaaCCCTGTTGCCTTCCCTGTCTATCTACAAGGACACAGGCCTGCAGACGGACATTCCAGGCTCAAAAGGTAAAAGTCCCGTCACATATTTTCTCCCTCCAACTCACTGAACCAGCTAATCCCTAAGGTAGATTAGTAAAATCACCTGCGATGACAGGACAGGTAGAAGGAAAACGTGACAAGAACATTTACAGTACATCCTCAATCCAGTTTGTCCGACCGTCAAATACTGTATCTTCCTTGCTGGGCCACAGCCtagcacagtgcactgaggttaTGTAGTCCATTCACTGGTCCTGCGACAGCCACTGCCACCTGCAGTAAGGTCATGCAGTCAAAGACGATCCATATGCCAAGATATGCCAAGACTTCATGGCAGGCCATGTCCATGGGAGCTAAGTGGAGGTCAGTTCAGAGCTGCATGcaagggcagtgtgtgtgcgagtctgatCCGTGACCAATGTTTCGGTGAATCCTGGACTCGTGGTTGGTCCACAGGACAGGAGACATCACGAAGGGGTATTTGTGTTACTCACTTCAGGCAATCCAGCTTCTAGGAAGAGGCTCATCATGGCAACTCTAGGAATACCCGCCATGATTGGCACAGTGTTAAGGGGGTGTAGTTGTGGTAGTCTTCTAGGACTGGCCCTTCCCACTGGTAGTGAGGCAACTGGGGCCTAGTGCTTAGGGCGTTGGTcattcaatctgggggttgtaggattgaatcccacctgatctctccctacaccttcatccgtggctgaagtgcccttgagcaaggcacctagccccacattgctccagggcctgtctccaataccctgtacctaaataaatgttagctgctttggatgaaagcgccaGCTACTACTAAGTGCACAGTGTACCTACCTGTGGAATGCTGAAGACCAGGGCCAGTGCCCAGGCGATGAGTACGGGGGTGTTGCAGCGCGACACGGCACCTCCTCTGTAGGCCTGCAGGGGGCAGCAGATGGCGTAGTGGCGGTCCACCGTCATAGCAACGATCATGTAGGAGGAGGCGAACATGCCCACGATCTGCAGGTACTTCACCAGGCGACACAGCGCGTCGGGGCCCTGGAACCGCTCCGTGATGTCCCACACCAGCTGCGGAAGGACCTGGGCAGGATATACAAGGGATTTAGTTCAGATAACAACAGTAGTATTGACTTGAAGAACGCAAGAGCATTGAGGCCCTGGAAACGCTCTGTGATGCCCCACACCACCTGCACAAGCACCAGGGGAGTGAACTGAAGAGATATTGATCGGGAGACAACAGTGGTAATGACAAAGGACATTGGGATCCATAAGAACACAGCATTGGTAATTAACTTGTAAATGAATTAATTAGCAATACGCTAATCAATCAagtaattaattagtaattagttACTTAGTAATGAATATGCCTGTGactaagaaattgacaataaagaacCCTTTGGTTAGAATGAGAGTGTGAGCAGAACAAGAAGGGAACAGGGTCAAGGAACAAGGAGACAGTCTGTGATGTCCCACACCCACTGGGGTAGGACctagggggagaggagggtggggtgggggtggggggtaaagaATATCTGTGAACATTCTCATTCATCCATGTTTGACATCCTTTGTACGGTATGTCTAAAGGCAATGCAAGTTTATTTATACAGCGaatgtcacacacagacagaggcagttTGACATGGGTTTCACAAAGATAAAAGTAAGCAACAAATACCAGACGAAAATTTGATTAAAACGATGAAAGTAATACACAAGAATAAAAAGATGATAAACAAAAGGATGAAAGTATAATTTAGAAGTTCAAATAAGTTAAAAGCATTCAAGGAAAGCATCTGATAACAGCCTACACCAGCTGGAGAAGGAAATGCAAGTTTATAGAAGTgtatgaagattctcattcatctggTCTTGTTGTTATCCAGACAGTTGAGTTGTAAGCAAGTGGACTGCTTTTAAGGAACACTTTGTTCCTTAACTGAGGAGCTACAGAATCTGGTAGAGTGTACAAGTGTACAATTCTTCAGACAGCTGTGTTAATGATTTGTTTTAAGATATGTACATGAGAGTGGGTAGGAGCGATTTTTAAGGATACATGGACATGCATGATACAAGAATAGAAGCATAAAAGcatattaatttttttttatttgagatGCAGAACAAAACATGTTAAGAATCATCACATGATTTGTCGAAGGGGCGATCGGAGCGATATAAGGACACCAGgatacaagcacacaagcacacaaggatACAAGGCTATTTATCATATTTGAGAGGCAGAACAAAGGATTTTATTCAGAAAACAGCCGTTGTAATTAATATGATTTGTCGAATGAAAGTCACAGGAGCGATATGAGGATACAAGGGCACATGAGCACAAGGttacaaggatatttatttgttattCGAGGGGGAGGACAAAAGACATTGTTCAGATGACAGCGGTAGTAATCATATGATTTGTAGGGTGACGCTCTATGTATGCAGGAGGCtgtgagggagagcaagagagaaagacaaggatgCAGGGATACAAAGCAGGCAAGGGCACAGGAATACAAGGATATTCATCTGCTTTTGTGAGACACTGGGTGGAGTAGGAGATGCTGTGGAATTGCTGTTTGTCGGCCCTGTCTGtgtgaggggagggggtgggtatTAAAGTGCCTGGAGTGCAGTTTGGGATAACGAAGGGCAGGAGAGGACTGGGTGAAAAAAATCAAACCGGGCATTTTCAGACAAGATCAGTCCACCAGGCACTGGcaaagacaatgaagcctgtgtcatcatttttagtcatctgatatcatattttcaccacaacagtcCAAATGCTTTATTTATATCTGACTGTTACAGACAGACCCGCTGTAGTGGTATGAGAACTGATATTGATATTGCAGAGGGTCAGGCTAAAATCATCCTCAGTCCACCAGGGAAATGCCTTGTATGTCCTAAGGCTAACCCAGCCATGACAAAGGGCAGGGTTGGAATAGACAATTGTGTGTGGGGTATGGAGGGGGTTGAtgagtctataaaaacctaaaataTCTAGGGACAGCACCAGTGACACTTTAACTCGAACAGAGGTGGCTTAAGCTAATACtgtatgatgtaggcctacgtaaCTGCAATAAAGACCGGGAGTGGTCGTGctgttgaaaacaaaaaaatattttcagtTTTAAAGTATATATTTCATTTATCAAAGTTTTTGAAGTTCAGAGTTGGGAGGGCTTTTTTCAAAgattttaatattttttggaTGTCCAAAGGTGTCCAAAGGTGATGTGTTTTCATAATTTGCGGGGAGATAaatcctcaaagactgaaaatcTACTCTGATGTTTTTGTAGTGCACAGGCTGACAGAAGGGTTGTCTGTCACCTGGAGGAAATCCACCATGACGCATGTGAAGTGTGAAGTCCTAAAATGGTTGAACTCTGATGGTTTGCCTGCTGCGTAGATGACTAACATGCTGCAATGTCTCTCAGCTGGAAGAAGGCAATCCCAACACCATGTCTGGTGTCCATCAATGTTCATAGAGAGTGTGGAGCTGCATCCAGCTTACAGGTATTATCCACCGTTACAAGGGAGGCACCATTAGCCTGCCACAGTATTTGGGTAGCAGTCCCtagtcattcattcatccatcctaaaaatcattcagaagggctatgaGCACTCTAACAGGAACGAGCTGACTGGAAATCCGGTGGTAGCACGAAAAAACATTGAAATGGACGGGTTAGTGGGCGTGGTAATTAGGTGGATGAATGAACAGTACTACTTTGtatgttgttatgaagtagttgCACAAACAGCTAGTTGGATTGCTGACAATTCCATCTGCACCAAAAGGCTGTAATTGAGTGAACAGGGATCAGCTCAACGGGTGTTTTGGCTGAGATGGCTATTAAAGGTGGAGGGTTTCACtaagccatggcctaatggtgagGGAGGTGGTCATaagatctgagggttgcaggttcgaaacccacccttgcttctccctacacctccatccatgactgaagtgccctggagcgaggcacctaaccccatattgctcatgggactgtaaccaatagcctgtaaataactgtaagtcgctatgGAAAaaattgtcagctaagtgtaatgtaatgaagcgTGTGGAGCTGTatgaatgtaatgcaatgcaatattaaGTATTGTAGAGAGTTGGCATAATATCTCTCACCTGAAAAAATGCCACCACCAGGTCCGCTACACACAGGTTGACCATGAACATGTGCATGGGCGCGTTGTGCTTGCGCCGTCGGAGCAGCACCCAGAGCACGAAGCTGTTGCCCAGGGTGGTGAGGGCCAGCACCAAGCCCAGCACAGCGATCTCCGCCTGGGCCAGCATCTCGTCACGCGCCTGGGGAGGCGCAGGTGTGCCCTGGGCCCCACCACCtacaaaggcagagagaaagtgagtttGATTTGGCAATGTCACAGTAGATCCGCTGTTCTTATGCATCTGGTGCATCAAGTAAAGTTAAAATGTATCA
This Engraulis encrasicolus isolate BLACKSEA-1 chromosome 10, IST_EnEncr_1.0, whole genome shotgun sequence DNA region includes the following protein-coding sequences:
- the avpr2aa gene encoding vasopressin V2 receptor → MAELRFDHQCLLQILSLRPGAGQKRNRNPRCMEAVSGEVGWDGLAWSSSSSAAASASSSSAAAVVASASSGWMNLTSALFPGTATTASIPNGTHTTGGSHFWLLPDNGTGGGAQGTPAPPQARDEMLAQAEIAVLGLVLALTTLGNSFVLWVLLRRRKHNAPMHMFMVNLCVADLVVAFFQVLPQLVWDITERFQGPDALCRLVKYLQIVGMFASSYMIVAMTVDRHYAICCPLQAYRGGAVSRCNTPVLIAWALALVFSIPQVFIFSRSELAPGEFDCWGHFIEPWGLKAYITWMTLAVFVFPAVIITVCQVRIFREIHDNIYLKSERVVAADLKKNVVFFSLQSMKKEDERTGRGRASYRAREGRGGSGGGGGVGGGGYPSQKSDGSHACRPYCNGNDFDPDGTADCYDCPCAVSQYNQCPSSAVNHYTQCPNNAPQEDCCNHGNNNTTTTAPDVLPTNQNHSSTTSSTRMSTDLSVHHQCVYYSSSTTTTNAPDSPPARPRTCSRGSARHANGTGARGSGSFSCDSSPLNASYEGRYSVSSGSPYGAGGHGGGGGGGGAHAPLNSPPPPSVSRAMSKTVRMTLVIVLVYTICWSPFFIVQLWAAWDPNAPSQGVAFTILMLLASLNSCTNPWIYTAFSSSVSRELQALLRCRSRASRRGSIPDDSTATHTSTTKDSLY